Proteins encoded together in one Mycobacterium noviomagense window:
- a CDS encoding transposase, whose translation MTRSARGTLEQPSVGVAEKRGLNRGISRSGWGMFAARLQHKASGRVEQVPAAYTSQRCAVCGHVAAGNRKSQAVFQCESCTAGPCNADVNAARNIAAGRAVTARGDLGARRSRNREPQLCSPAV comes from the coding sequence ATGACTCGCTCTGCGCGGGGAACGCTGGAGCAGCCCAGTGTAGGTGTTGCCGAAAAACGGGGACTGAACCGAGGTATCAGCCGCAGCGGTTGGGGCATGTTCGCTGCGCGTTTGCAGCATAAAGCCTCTGGTCGGGTCGAGCAGGTTCCGGCCGCGTACACGTCGCAACGATGCGCCGTTTGCGGGCACGTCGCTGCCGGAAACCGTAAGAGCCAAGCGGTTTTCCAGTGCGAATCCTGCACCGCCGGGCCATGCAATGCCGACGTGAACGCTGCACGCAACATCGCCGCCGGACGGGCGGTGACTGCACGGGGAGACCTCGGCGCTCGCCGGTCTAGGAACCGTGAACCTCAACTGTGCTCTCCTGCCGTATAG
- a CDS encoding MalY/PatB family protein: protein MTDTVFDAMSEEQLRRRKTIKWTYFEPDVLPLWIAEMDFATAPAVVDAAHACVDNQEFGYPPVEDDLATATAEWCRRRYGWHVEPDWVRVVPDVLKGMEVVINFLTRPESPVVLPVPAYMPFFDVLRVTGRQRVEIPMLQDVSGRYVMDLDALDAAFAGGAGSLILCNPNNPLGTAFTPDEMRAIVDVAERHGGRVIADEIHAPLVYPRPHVAAASVSDTAAQTVITLMSASKGWNLPGLMCAQVILSNRRDIDEWDRINMLHKMGASTVGIRANIAAYQHGAAWLDELLPYLKTNRDHLAHRLPEAIPGVKINTPEATYMSWVDFRALNLPAEPADYLLSKAKVALSPGIPFGATVSAGFARLNFGTTRAILDRAIEAMAAAVPPDGNPVR, encoded by the coding sequence ATGACCGACACGGTGTTCGATGCAATGAGCGAAGAGCAACTCCGCCGACGCAAGACCATCAAATGGACCTACTTCGAGCCCGACGTGCTGCCGCTGTGGATCGCCGAGATGGATTTCGCGACCGCGCCGGCCGTGGTCGACGCCGCGCACGCGTGCGTCGACAACCAAGAATTCGGCTACCCGCCGGTCGAAGATGACCTAGCGACGGCGACCGCCGAGTGGTGCCGGCGCCGCTACGGCTGGCACGTCGAGCCCGACTGGGTCCGGGTCGTTCCCGACGTGCTCAAGGGCATGGAGGTCGTGATCAACTTCCTCACCCGCCCCGAGAGCCCGGTCGTCTTGCCCGTCCCGGCGTACATGCCGTTCTTCGACGTGCTGCGGGTCACCGGTCGGCAACGCGTGGAAATCCCGATGCTGCAAGATGTTTCGGGGCGGTACGTCATGGATCTGGACGCGCTCGACGCCGCCTTCGCCGGCGGAGCCGGATCGCTGATTCTGTGCAACCCGAACAATCCGCTCGGGACGGCGTTCACCCCCGATGAGATGCGTGCCATCGTCGACGTCGCGGAAAGGCACGGCGGGCGGGTCATCGCCGATGAGATCCATGCGCCCCTGGTCTACCCCCGCCCCCACGTCGCGGCCGCCTCCGTTTCCGACACGGCCGCGCAAACGGTGATCACGCTGATGTCGGCGTCCAAAGGCTGGAACCTGCCCGGCTTGATGTGCGCCCAAGTGATCTTGTCCAACCGTCGCGACATCGACGAGTGGGACCGGATCAACATGCTGCACAAGATGGGCGCGTCCACCGTCGGTATCCGCGCGAACATCGCCGCCTACCAGCACGGTGCCGCGTGGCTGGACGAGCTGCTCCCCTACCTGAAGACCAATCGGGACCACCTCGCGCACCGTCTGCCCGAGGCCATTCCGGGGGTGAAGATCAACACGCCGGAAGCCACCTACATGTCCTGGGTGGACTTCCGGGCGCTGAACCTGCCAGCCGAACCGGCGGATTACCTGCTGTCCAAGGCCAAGGTCGCGCTGAGCCCGGGCATCCCGTTCGGTGCGACGGTAAGCGCGGGGTTCGCGCGGCTGAACTTCGGCACCACTCGTGCGATCCTCGACCGCGCGATCGAGGCGATGGCCGCCGCGGTGCCCCCTGATGGCAACCCAGTACGGTAG
- a CDS encoding amidase, which yields MDPRDLAFAGAAEQARMLAAGTVTAPELLEIYLDRIARLDPQLRSYRVVLAHTARQEAADAQRRLVAGERLPLLGVPIAIKDDVEIAGQTTTYGTSAHGPAATQDAEVVRALRAAGAVILGKTSVPELMMLPFTESVTFGATRNPWDLSRTPGGSSGGSGAAVAAGLASLALGSDGGGSIRIPSTWCGLFGVKTQRGRISLSPHEDAWCGLSVNGPIARSVTDAAVFLDATTTQPGPDGGFVAAAARSPGRLRIALSTKAPPPLIVKCSKEHKAAVHQAGDLLRELGHHVVARDPDYPPTAIYGSYLPRYFRGIYDDARALPHPERLEARTRNMARIGRLISDRRIAAVRAGEEALSSRIQSIFDDVDVLVTPANATGPPRVGALQRRGAVSSLLLVARQVPFFEIWNLTGQPAAAVPWGLDPDGLPFGIQLVGRPYDEATLLALSAQIESARPWAHRRPPVS from the coding sequence GTGGACCCTCGCGACCTGGCCTTCGCCGGCGCGGCTGAACAGGCGCGGATGTTGGCCGCCGGCACCGTCACCGCTCCTGAGCTGCTGGAGATTTACCTGGACCGCATCGCCCGGCTGGACCCGCAGCTACGGTCCTACCGCGTCGTGTTGGCCCACACCGCACGTCAGGAAGCCGCCGACGCGCAGCGCCGCTTGGTCGCCGGTGAACGACTGCCGCTGCTCGGGGTACCGATCGCGATCAAAGACGACGTCGAGATCGCCGGACAGACAACAACTTACGGCACCAGCGCCCACGGCCCGGCGGCAACCCAGGACGCCGAAGTCGTTCGCGCACTGCGGGCCGCCGGCGCGGTGATCCTTGGCAAGACCTCGGTGCCCGAGTTGATGATGCTGCCCTTCACCGAATCGGTGACCTTTGGCGCGACCCGCAATCCGTGGGACCTCTCACGCACGCCCGGCGGCAGCAGCGGCGGCAGCGGCGCGGCGGTGGCCGCTGGGCTCGCCTCGCTGGCGCTGGGCTCCGACGGCGGCGGCTCGATCCGTATCCCGTCGACGTGGTGCGGTCTGTTCGGGGTTAAAACCCAGCGCGGCCGGATCTCGCTCTCGCCACATGAGGACGCGTGGTGCGGACTGAGCGTCAACGGCCCGATCGCGCGTTCGGTGACCGATGCGGCGGTGTTTCTCGATGCGACGACGACACAGCCCGGCCCCGACGGTGGGTTCGTCGCCGCGGCAGCGCGATCACCCGGCCGACTGCGAATCGCGTTGAGCACCAAGGCTCCACCACCGCTGATCGTCAAATGCAGCAAGGAGCACAAGGCGGCTGTCCACCAGGCGGGGGATCTGCTTCGCGAACTCGGCCACCACGTCGTAGCGCGCGACCCCGACTACCCGCCGACGGCGATCTACGGCAGCTACCTACCGCGCTACTTCCGCGGCATCTATGACGATGCCCGCGCCCTGCCTCATCCGGAGCGGCTGGAGGCGCGCACCCGCAACATGGCACGCATCGGTCGCCTTATCTCTGACCGGCGGATCGCAGCGGTGCGCGCCGGCGAGGAGGCCCTGAGCTCAAGGATCCAGTCGATTTTCGACGACGTCGACGTGCTCGTCACACCGGCGAACGCCACCGGACCGCCCCGCGTCGGGGCCTTACAACGCCGCGGCGCGGTGTCGAGTTTGCTGCTGGTCGCGCGCCAGGTTCCGTTTTTCGAGATATGGAACCTGACCGGTCAGCCCGCGGCTGCGGTGCCATGGGGGTTGGACCCTGACGGGCTGCCGTTCGGCATTCAGCTGGTGGGCCGGCCGTACGACGAGGCGACGTTGCTTGCGCTCAGCGCCCAGATCGAAAGCGCCAGGCCTTGGGCGCACCGGCGCCCGCCGGTGTCATGA
- a CDS encoding DNA-deoxyinosine glycosylase: MATPLLEGLPPIAAHGARLLILGSFPSAQSLTMRQYYANPRNAFWRITAELFGFDPNAPYESRLAALQSHGVALWDVLRRCRRAGSSDAKIEPKSMVVNDFADLFANYPTITQVYFNGEKAATVFGKLVRLDAPVSYQRLPSTSPANAIPLEAKLAAWQVISLS; the protein is encoded by the coding sequence ATGGCCACGCCGCTGCTCGAGGGATTACCGCCGATTGCCGCTCATGGCGCCCGGCTGCTGATCTTGGGCTCGTTTCCCAGCGCCCAATCGCTTACGATGCGCCAGTACTACGCCAATCCGCGAAATGCGTTCTGGCGAATCACCGCCGAGCTGTTCGGGTTCGATCCCAATGCGCCCTACGAAAGCCGGTTGGCGGCGTTGCAGTCACACGGGGTGGCGCTCTGGGATGTACTGCGCAGATGCCGCCGCGCCGGTAGTTCGGACGCCAAGATCGAGCCGAAAAGCATGGTGGTCAACGACTTTGCGGACCTGTTCGCGAACTATCCAACGATTACGCAGGTGTACTTCAACGGCGAGAAGGCTGCCACCGTGTTCGGCAAGCTGGTCCGGCTAGACGCGCCGGTCAGCTATCAGCGACTGCCGTCGACCAGCCCGGCCAACGCCATCCCGCTCGAGGCGAAACTAGCGGCTTGGCAAGTGATTTCACTGTCATGA
- a CDS encoding RNA-guided endonuclease InsQ/TnpB family protein produces MSRYRLVPTAKQAVLLAEHCRHARFVWNLAVEQQRHWQPGRQAPGYNEQCARLTAARAEYSWLAAGSQTVQQQALRDFAQAMRNFFNGTHRRPTWRKAGVHEGFRQVAVKAHHVERLNRRFARVWVPKVGRIRFRLSRPVPEGAKFYRITRDRAGRWHIAFAHAPQTIAGPADGSVVGIDRGVAVAAALSTGQLLHAPRLSHGEAKRLKALQRRLARAKGGSHTGSKRSALRSLMCVR; encoded by the coding sequence GTGTCGCGTTATCGATTGGTTCCGACTGCTAAGCAGGCGGTGTTGTTGGCGGAGCACTGTCGCCACGCCCGGTTTGTATGGAATTTGGCTGTAGAGCAGCAGCGGCACTGGCAGCCGGGGCGCCAAGCGCCCGGCTATAACGAGCAGTGCGCCCGTTTGACGGCCGCCCGTGCCGAATACAGCTGGCTGGCAGCGGGCTCGCAGACTGTGCAGCAGCAGGCGTTGCGGGATTTCGCGCAAGCGATGCGTAACTTTTTCAACGGCACCCACCGTCGACCGACCTGGCGCAAAGCCGGTGTGCATGAGGGCTTTCGGCAGGTCGCGGTCAAAGCCCATCACGTCGAGCGTCTGAACCGGCGGTTCGCTCGGGTGTGGGTACCCAAGGTCGGCCGGATCCGGTTTCGCCTGTCGCGGCCGGTCCCCGAGGGTGCGAAGTTCTACCGCATCACCCGTGATCGGGCCGGTCGCTGGCACATCGCGTTCGCCCACGCACCGCAAACCATTGCCGGGCCGGCCGATGGCTCCGTGGTGGGTATCGACCGCGGCGTTGCGGTGGCGGCCGCGCTGTCGACCGGGCAATTGCTGCATGCTCCTCGGCTGAGCCACGGTGAGGCCAAGCGCTTGAAGGCGCTGCAGCGGCGCCTTGCCCGCGCCAAGGGTGGCTCGCACACCGGTTCGAAACGATCCGCATTGAGGTCCTTGATGTGCGTGCGATGA
- a CDS encoding adenylate/guanylate cyclase domain-containing protein: MDDGVGPDIDDLLDGLEGNVRAERAELIEWLLDQGITVEEIRGSFMPMLLASRRLIGDDGTYVSAREISESAGVDLDLLQRVQRAIGLARVDDPDAAVHMRADGIAAAHAQRFLEVGLDPEHLVQVVRVLAEGLSHAAEVMRYTALAAILEPGLSELETAKRSYALVSRIAPLLGPWITDMLFMHLRHQMETEAVSASERAAGAPLPGARHVAVAFADLVGFTRLGEAVPPEELVQLADRLAGLARDVAAPPVRFIKTIGDAVMFVSPDPVPLLDAVLKLVEVTDTENEFPRLRAGVAAGSAVSRAGDWFGSPVNVASRVTGVARPGTVLAAESVREAVGDGPGFSWSFAGDRHLKGVKGEVKLFRARRGESGDNEAWG, from the coding sequence GTGGACGACGGGGTCGGCCCGGACATCGACGATCTGCTCGATGGCCTGGAAGGCAATGTGCGTGCCGAGCGCGCGGAGTTGATCGAGTGGTTGCTCGACCAAGGCATCACGGTCGAGGAAATTCGAGGATCGTTCATGCCGATGCTGCTGGCGTCGCGGCGACTGATCGGCGATGACGGCACCTATGTGTCTGCGCGCGAGATCAGCGAGTCAGCCGGCGTGGACCTGGATTTGCTGCAACGGGTCCAGCGCGCCATCGGGCTGGCGAGGGTCGACGACCCCGACGCCGCCGTCCACATGCGCGCCGACGGCATCGCCGCTGCGCACGCACAACGCTTCCTCGAGGTCGGCCTCGACCCCGAGCACTTGGTCCAGGTGGTGCGCGTTCTCGCCGAAGGTCTCTCGCATGCCGCCGAGGTGATGCGCTACACCGCGCTGGCAGCCATCCTCGAACCGGGCCTAAGCGAGCTGGAGACCGCGAAGCGCTCCTACGCGTTGGTGAGCCGGATCGCCCCGCTGCTGGGTCCGTGGATCACCGACATGCTGTTCATGCACCTGCGCCACCAGATGGAGACCGAAGCCGTCAGCGCCAGCGAACGAGCCGCGGGCGCACCGTTACCCGGCGCACGCCACGTCGCCGTGGCGTTCGCCGATCTCGTCGGCTTCACCCGCCTTGGCGAGGCGGTGCCGCCCGAGGAGCTGGTGCAGTTGGCCGATCGCCTGGCCGGCCTTGCCCGGGACGTGGCCGCCCCACCGGTGCGGTTCATCAAGACGATCGGCGACGCGGTGATGTTCGTGAGCCCAGATCCCGTGCCGCTGCTCGATGCGGTGCTCAAGCTCGTCGAAGTCACCGACACCGAGAACGAATTTCCGCGGCTGCGGGCGGGCGTGGCCGCGGGGTCCGCGGTAAGCCGGGCCGGCGACTGGTTCGGCAGCCCGGTGAATGTGGCCAGCCGGGTGACCGGCGTCGCGCGGCCCGGCACGGTGCTCGCGGCCGAGTCGGTACGCGAGGCGGTAGGGGACGGCCCGGGGTTCAGCTGGTCGTTCGCCGGCGACCGTCATCTCAAAGGCGTCAAGGGCGAGGTGAAGCTGTTTCGCGCCCGCCGCGGCGAGAGCGGCGACAACGAGGCTTGGGGCTAG